A stretch of Myceligenerans xiligouense DNA encodes these proteins:
- a CDS encoding NADP-dependent oxidoreductase: MRAVVFERFGGPEVLRVGEVAAPEAGPGQVRVRVEATSLNPWDGKVRSGAMEGVFRTELPGVPGTEVAGVVDQVGPGVTGVSPGDRVAGSAGRGAAEYALLTSWAAVPDGMDATQAAALPVVNETARRALRILDPKPGETLLVHGASGGVGGLATQLAVAAGVTVIGTASPANQERVAALGATPTPYGDGLVERVRALTPTVDAVLDAAGRGALPDSIELRGGTERVLTIADPAAGELGVRFTEGGRPSASDLAELVGLVARGEVSVPVAKVLPFAEAARAQALVDGGHAGGKVVLVP; this comes from the coding sequence ATGCGAGCAGTGGTTTTCGAACGGTTCGGCGGCCCCGAGGTGCTGCGCGTCGGTGAGGTCGCCGCACCGGAGGCCGGTCCCGGCCAGGTCCGCGTGCGGGTCGAGGCCACGAGCCTCAACCCCTGGGACGGGAAGGTGCGGTCCGGCGCCATGGAGGGCGTGTTCCGCACGGAGCTGCCGGGCGTGCCGGGGACGGAGGTGGCGGGCGTCGTCGACCAGGTGGGACCCGGTGTCACCGGGGTCTCCCCGGGTGACCGCGTGGCCGGCTCGGCCGGCCGCGGCGCGGCGGAGTACGCGCTGCTGACCTCCTGGGCCGCCGTGCCGGACGGCATGGACGCCACCCAGGCGGCCGCGCTGCCCGTCGTGAACGAGACGGCCCGGCGGGCGCTGCGCATCCTCGACCCGAAGCCCGGGGAGACGCTCCTGGTGCACGGCGCCAGCGGAGGTGTGGGCGGACTCGCGACCCAGCTCGCGGTCGCGGCGGGGGTCACCGTGATCGGGACCGCCTCGCCGGCGAACCAGGAGCGGGTGGCGGCCCTCGGGGCGACGCCCACCCCCTACGGGGACGGGCTGGTCGAACGGGTCCGCGCGCTGACACCCACCGTGGACGCCGTGCTCGACGCCGCGGGACGGGGCGCGCTGCCGGACAGCATCGAACTGCGGGGCGGCACCGAGCGCGTCCTGACGATCGCGGACCCGGCCGCCGGCGAACTGGGCGTGCGATTCACCGAAGGGGGCAGGCCCTCGGCGTCCGACCTCGCCGAACTGGTCGGCCTCGTGGCCCGCGGCGAGGTCTCGGTCCCGGTCGCGAAGGTCCTGCCGTTCGCGGAGGCGGCCCGGGCCCAGGCTCTGGTCGACGGCGGCCACGCGGGCGGCAAGGTCGTACTGGTGCCGTGA